TTGGTTATATAAAGATATGAGCTGTAACGGAATATGTGAAAGATTCAGAGCAAAAAAAATTCCCACTATCTCCTCTAGATACTCGCAGGGACATAAAAGATGCAGTGTTTGTGAGATTTTTATACATTGGGACAATAGTCCTTATTGTCCATGTTGTAGTTATAAGCTGAGAACCCGATCATTTCGTGGACTAGGAGCAGGCAAGAAAAAAAGAGAAAAATTAATTAAAAGATATTAATAATTCATCTTAAATTGATTTTGTCAGTTCTCACAAATGAGAAATTATATATATTACTACTTACCACTTTAAGTATCATTATGTTTGGGCGCGTTGGGATTAAGTTTCCTGTGTATAAGGGCTCTATTGCAATGTTAATCCGTCATGTCCATATTATGAGCACTTTTAATCCTATTTACCGATTAATATGAAGGCACCCATTTAGTGAATGTTCTGATGTAATCTTTGTATATATCCAAATGTACTCTTGTAACACTTAATAGTGTCAAAAGGCATATATAGTATGTGGAAAACGAAACATATTCTACAGGTTCTATGATGTCTATATCTTCACTCTATAAGGCTATTGCTGCCAGGAAAGTAAAATAAATAAACCTATATAATATCCAGTTTCTTTTTTCGAGCTACAATTTTTTAAGTATGGTCAGGTAGTAACGCTGTCAGCCGTGGGATAAGGATCAAGGCTGAATAGAATCCTGGTGCTTGATTCTACTGCTGATAATCCAAAGCGAATTTATCAAATTCTATTGCTGCAATCAGACATGCTCTGGCAACTACATGAACAGCATGCATAAATAATTCTCGTGTCAAATTATCAAAAAATAAAGGATATATCAACGTGAGTCCGATGGAGTTACCCTCCTTGTTTGTTTGTAATGAACAAAATACACCCACTTTCAACAAATCCTTGGTCAGTTGTGTTCGAAAATCATTAACTATTTTGTCATCTGCATTGTGTAAAGTTTTACCGTCTTGAGTTAACAGACGAGGTCTTGATATAATTTCGACCCTTCCAACATCGTTTTTATAAACATATACTCCTATTTTAAAATCTTCAAAATAACTGGTGTTAACAATAGAAACTGTATTATCGTCATCTATTGTTTCGTCTACAGAAATGGAAACATCAATATCTTTTGGACTCAAAGTTGTTTTGCTAATTTCAGGCATTGGTATCTATTGTTATAGCTGTTTAAAAAATATTCAGATTTGAGAATTTTGAAAATGATGATTCTTGTTATAAAATGAGAGTAATACGAGTATCGATTGACTAAAAATATTGTTGACATTTTGACCAACATCTTAGAAGGCGAATGTAAGTCTCAAAGTAGGAAGTAGTAGGATTCTATAACTTTGGCTAGGACAAGTAATTATTTGATTAGACTATGCATTTTAGTATTTAATTTGTGATAAGGATTACGTCACAGATAGTAATAGTCTGGGCACGTGGGGATTAAGTTCCTGGTGGTAATTGGGTTCTAATAAAAGTGGTTGATGCTCACTCACCCTAAACATTCTAAATCTTTTTCCAATTAGGTTTTGTCGTTTGACCCAAAGATCTCTATCTATGTTGTCAATTTCAAACTGCCATTTTTATCTCTGAGTAAGATCCAGAACTGAAATTTATAATACCGCCACTATGATAATATAAAATGACTTTAGCTGAATAACCTTCCACAACCTCTTCCAAAATCTGACCTGGTTAAGAATTTTCCATTTTCTATACAGCGAGAAAATCAGAAGAGGGTATTAAACGACATATCTGATGCCTTTAAGTCTGGCTATAGATATGTTTTATTAGAAGCTCCAACAGGATTTGGAAAAAGCGCAGTAGCCATTGCACTAGCGTTGAGCTTGGGTTCAAGCTATATATGCACATCTACCAAAGACCTGCAGACTCAGTATTCCAATGATTTTCCATATGTGAAGGCAGCTAAGGGAAAAAATAACTTTCCTTGTTTACTAAAGCAAGACTTTGTAGACAATGGAACCTATCAATGTGGAATATGTGCATCCTCCAATCTAAATGAATGTTACCATACAACTGTTGAATATGGCCAATGTATGACTAACGAATCCTTTAAAGAGGATGGATGCAGGTATAGGACTTTTGCGAAAGATTATAAGATAATTAATGAAAGAACAAAAGATGAAAAAATATACATTGACAATGACACTAAACAGAAGTATCAAAAACAACATTCTGAATGGTTACCCATAAGCAAACTTAAGGTAAGAAGAGAGTGGAAGCCTTGTGAATACTTTAATCAATTAAATATTGCATTGGCCTCCAGTCATTCTATATTTAATTACCCTATCTTTCTTGCCTTCCTACCTTATAATAAGCGCCTCTCGGAAAGGGAACTTCTGGTATTGGATGAAGGTCATCTTTTAGAAACAGAAATTGTAAAGTTTAGGGGATTGTCAATATCTAAGAAGAGATGGAAACGGTATGTAGGTAATTTTGATATTGTTGATTATGGTTATGACAGTATAGAAAGATGGATTGATTTTTTAATAGACCTTGAAACCAAAATGTTAATTGCAATTGGCAATGATTCTTTAGCGTCCTCACTGGACACAGAAAGAAGCATCAAATTTGATTACTATACGACAAGAAAGATATCATCAGAAAACCTAGATCATAAAAAAAGAATAGTTTCTGCAACTGAATTGTTTGAAAGTGATGAAGAAATAGCAAAAAAATATGCCAATGTTGAAA
This Candidatus Nitrosocosmicus oleophilus DNA region includes the following protein-coding sequences:
- a CDS encoding DUF2299 family protein, coding for MPEISKTTLSPKDIDVSISVDETIDDDNTVSIVNTSYFEDFKIGVYVYKNDVGRVEIISRPRLLTQDGKTLHNADDKIVNDFRTQLTKDLLKVGVFCSLQTNKEGNSIGLTLIYPLFFDNLTRELFMHAVHVVARACLIAAIEFDKFALDYQQ
- a CDS encoding ATP-dependent DNA helicase encodes the protein MQRENQKRVLNDISDAFKSGYRYVLLEAPTGFGKSAVAIALALSLGSSYICTSTKDLQTQYSNDFPYVKAAKGKNNFPCLLKQDFVDNGTYQCGICASSNLNECYHTTVEYGQCMTNESFKEDGCRYRTFAKDYKIINERTKDEKIYIDNDTKQKYQKQHSEWLPISKLKVRREWKPCEYFNQLNIALASSHSIFNYPIFLAFLPYNKRLSERELLVLDEGHLLETEIVKFRGLSISKKRWKRYVGNFDIVDYGYDSIERWIDFLIDLETKMLIAIGNDSLASSLDTERSIKFDYYTTRKISSENLDHKKRIVSATELFESDEEIAKKYANVEITSKDDTKTLSDELAVDALKDTERLTRTINSILANPKNWIVSDIKKDNYKIEKVELKPLDISPYCKTVFEKGSKTLIMSATILNNKAFCKSIGLAPDDVKFIQVESDFPIEHRAIYPLNIAYLNYSNLQSIDIMSKISTTVDNLMSTHKNDKGIIHTTSYEQLSFIKENLSKENTRRLLVTDPEIQRDEVISQHTSSPKPTVLISPSLHTGLDLKDDLSRFQIITKVPYPNKSDRWTNAKRQVDEEWYYWQTALRLIQAYGRSVRSKDDWARTYVLDSAFSYFVRKNRNTLPSWFIQAIKGQCR